A part of Gramella sp. MAR_2010_147 genomic DNA contains:
- a CDS encoding DUF420 domain-containing protein, protein MKKSIQSSDKVAVPVIIGLSIAVPVIVLVLMLLPERYNIFGTDAITFPLFHGILNFLTAILLIIGFFFMKAGKYLEHRNTMITAFSLSVIFLVSYVLSKISNEPVPYGGEGVLRYIYFFILITHIVLSGIIVPLVLFTMYRGLSGQYDKHARVARWTFPIWLYVAVTGVLVFLFMMPYY, encoded by the coding sequence TTGAAAAAAAGCATACAATCATCTGATAAGGTAGCTGTACCTGTTATAATTGGTCTTTCAATCGCTGTACCTGTGATTGTCCTGGTTTTAATGCTACTACCGGAGCGATATAATATTTTTGGAACAGATGCCATTACTTTTCCGTTATTTCATGGAATCTTGAATTTTCTAACTGCAATATTGCTAATTATAGGTTTCTTTTTTATGAAAGCCGGGAAATATCTTGAGCATAGAAATACAATGATCACCGCTTTCTCGCTTTCAGTGATATTTTTAGTTAGCTATGTGCTTTCAAAAATCAGTAATGAGCCGGTGCCTTATGGGGGCGAGGGTGTTTTGAGATATATTTACTTTTTTATATTGATCACCCATATCGTTCTGTCTGGTATAATTGTTCCTTTAGTACTATTTACCATGTACCGGGGCCTGAGTGGGCAATATGATAAACATGCCAGAGTAGCGAGATGGACATTTCCTATTTGGTTATACGTTGCGGTAACTGGTGTATTGGTATTTCTATTTATGATGCCATATTATTAA
- a CDS encoding SCO family protein, which produces MKNYSYIGISLVILVFGIIFIPRIIDRINDDEVVSSDRLNQQREKKAKDPGEALSYIEINGKKKKAPEFEFINQEGDTVSNEDYKGKVYLVEFFFTTCPTICPIMNKNLVEIQNEFEDTDNFGIASFTIDPAHDTPEVLADYAESYGIDHPNWNLMTGDRAKIYELANKGFGLYAGEDAQAAGGFAHQGMFALVDKEGYIRSRKDQFGNPMIYYRGSVERNKSVARGEEEPQIELLIEDIKKIL; this is translated from the coding sequence ATGAAAAATTACTCATATATAGGAATTTCACTGGTAATTCTGGTTTTCGGAATAATTTTTATCCCGAGGATCATCGACAGAATTAATGATGACGAAGTAGTTTCTTCAGATAGATTAAATCAGCAAAGAGAGAAGAAAGCTAAAGATCCAGGTGAGGCTTTATCTTATATAGAGATCAACGGTAAAAAGAAAAAGGCACCAGAGTTTGAATTCATCAATCAGGAAGGAGATACCGTTTCAAATGAAGATTATAAAGGGAAGGTCTATTTGGTTGAATTTTTCTTTACTACCTGTCCCACGATCTGTCCTATAATGAATAAAAATCTCGTAGAGATTCAGAATGAGTTTGAAGATACTGATAATTTTGGGATTGCTTCTTTTACTATAGATCCTGCGCATGATACTCCGGAAGTTCTTGCTGATTATGCTGAAAGTTATGGAATAGATCACCCTAACTGGAATTTGATGACCGGAGATAGAGCGAAAATCTATGAACTGGCCAATAAAGGTTTTGGTTTGTATGCCGGGGAAGATGCTCAGGCTGCAGGAGGTTTTGCTCATCAGGGGATGTTTGCGCTGGTTGATAAGGAAGGGTACATTAGATCGAGAAAAGATCAGTTTGGAAATCCTATGATTTATTACAGAGGTTCCGTCGAAAGGAATAAATCGGTGGCACGTGGAGAAGAAGAACCTCAAATAGAACTGTTAATTGAAGACATAAAAAAAATACTTTGA
- a CDS encoding cytochrome C oxidase subunit IV family protein: MAHDTAQHHESATKRIWIVFAILSVVTIVEVILGIIKPEFLTDTYLLGMRLLNWIFIILTIYKAYYIAWAFMHLEHETKGLRRSIVWTAIFLIAYLIFILLTEGGYIYDVYKSGHVAWDF; encoded by the coding sequence ATGGCTCACGATACTGCACAACATCACGAATCGGCAACCAAAAGAATTTGGATCGTTTTTGCAATTCTTTCAGTAGTAACTATTGTAGAAGTTATCCTGGGAATTATAAAACCAGAATTTTTAACTGACACCTATTTATTAGGGATGAGGTTGCTTAACTGGATCTTTATAATCCTTACCATTTATAAAGCTTATTATATTGCATGGGCATTCATGCACCTGGAACACGAAACGAAAGGATTGCGAAGATCAATCGTTTGGACAGCGATATTCCTTATAGCATATTTGATCTTTATCCTTCTTACTGAGGGTGGTTACATCTACGACGTTTACAAATCTGGACATGTAGCCTGGGATTTCTAA
- a CDS encoding cytochrome c oxidase subunit 3, with protein MEATVVRTGTEGKTWGGGNDPLKASYGKMMMWFFILSDALTFSGFLAAYGFSRFKFIDSWPIADEVFTHFPFLHGVDAPMYYVALMTFILIFSSVTMVLAVDAGHHMKKGKVTIYMFLTIIGGAIFVGSQAWEWKNFINGEYGAVTTKGGNVLQFVDGEGERVGLSEIAVPISGDRVAHESSSGIWFDSGEELPTYSLEEVKAGFIQNEDLLIRTQMLTEKGQKTVLSREESLMKMNNDAIGTVEGANLVQNEYGVPLFADFFFFITGFHGFHVLSGVVINIIIFFNVIIGTYERRGSYEMVEKVGLYWHFVDLVWVFVFTFFYLV; from the coding sequence ATGGAGGCTACTGTCGTTAGAACAGGCACAGAAGGTAAAACCTGGGGTGGTGGTAATGATCCACTAAAAGCAAGTTACGGAAAGATGATGATGTGGTTCTTCATCCTTTCTGATGCTTTAACATTTTCAGGATTCCTTGCCGCTTACGGTTTTTCAAGATTTAAATTTATCGATTCATGGCCAATTGCCGATGAGGTCTTTACTCACTTTCCGTTTTTACATGGAGTAGATGCCCCTATGTACTATGTGGCTTTGATGACGTTTATACTTATTTTTTCTTCTGTAACGATGGTGCTGGCGGTAGATGCCGGGCATCATATGAAGAAAGGAAAAGTGACAATTTATATGTTTCTTACCATTATTGGAGGAGCTATTTTCGTAGGTTCTCAAGCCTGGGAATGGAAAAACTTTATCAATGGTGAATATGGCGCAGTAACTACAAAAGGAGGAAATGTATTGCAATTCGTTGATGGTGAGGGCGAGCGGGTAGGACTATCTGAAATCGCAGTGCCAATTTCTGGTGATAGAGTAGCACATGAAAGTAGTAGCGGAATCTGGTTTGATTCTGGTGAAGAGCTTCCAACGTATAGCCTTGAAGAAGTTAAAGCTGGTTTTATTCAAAATGAAGACCTGCTTATAAGAACTCAAATGCTTACTGAAAAAGGACAGAAAACTGTTCTTTCCAGAGAAGAATCACTAATGAAAATGAATAATGATGCCATTGGAACGGTAGAAGGAGCAAATCTTGTTCAAAACGAATATGGAGTTCCTTTATTTGCAGACTTTTTCTTCTTTATTACAGGTTTTCACGGTTTCCACGTACTTTCTGGAGTTGTTATTAACATCATTATCTTTTTTAACGTCATCATAGGAACGTATGAAAGAAGAGGAAGTTACGAGATGGTTGAGAAAGTTGGACTTTACTGGCACTTTGTAGATCTTGTATGGGTATTTGTATTCACTTTCTTTTACCTGGTTTAA
- a CDS encoding cytochrome c oxidase subunit 3 — MDLTQGSEEQKYGRAKKMMLWFGIVSMVMTFAGLTSAYVVSKNRPDWLTDFELPISFLWSTLVIIGSSICLMLSKKMIKAGNRRNASALLIGTLILAILFVVFQFYSFSEIVNSGYYFTGSESSITTSFIYVLVLVHLAHLAIGIIVLLVLIYNHFKQRYKAGQMLGFELGATFWHFVDVLWLYLIFFLYFFR; from the coding sequence ATGGATTTAACTCAAGGATCTGAAGAACAAAAATATGGCCGGGCAAAGAAAATGATGCTTTGGTTTGGTATTGTAAGTATGGTAATGACCTTTGCGGGTTTAACGAGTGCGTATGTGGTAAGTAAAAACAGGCCGGACTGGCTTACAGATTTTGAACTGCCAATTTCCTTTCTTTGGAGTACGCTGGTAATTATTGGAAGCAGCATTTGTTTGATGCTCAGTAAGAAGATGATCAAAGCTGGTAACCGTCGTAATGCGAGTGCCCTCTTAATAGGAACTTTAATTCTTGCAATACTCTTTGTGGTATTTCAGTTTTATAGTTTTTCTGAAATTGTAAATTCTGGTTATTACTTTACAGGGAGTGAAAGTAGTATTACCACATCTTTTATTTATGTGCTGGTTTTAGTGCACCTTGCACACCTGGCGATAGGAATCATAGTGCTTTTAGTGTTAATTTATAACCATTTTAAACAACGTTATAAGGCAGGGCAAATGCTTGGATTTGAGCTTGGTGCAACTTTCTGGCATTTTGTAGATGTACTGTGGCTTTACTTGATTTTCTTTTTATATTTCTTTAGATAA
- the cyoE gene encoding heme o synthase: MSNTRVHNPSASILSDFKEITKMRLAISVVFSSVAGYFLGADNIDFVVVTLLAIGGYLMVGASNAYNQIIERNLDALMDRTKNRPLPAGRMSVPVAFAIASAFTILGLIVLYVINPKTAMFGAISIFLYVSVYTPLKTKTPLSVFVGAFPGAIPFMLGWVAATGNFSIEPGTLFMIQFFWQFPHFWAIGWWLFDDYKKGGFFMLPTGKRDRGTAIQIILYTCWTIMVSLIPVFGVTGKLFLTPVSGIIIFLLGLGMLYYAINLFKKKTAEAAKKLMFASVSYITLLQIVYVLDKFIRQWI, from the coding sequence TTGAGCAATACTCGCGTACATAATCCCAGCGCTTCCATCTTATCAGATTTCAAGGAAATAACCAAAATGAGATTGGCTATAAGTGTAGTCTTTTCATCGGTTGCCGGTTATTTTCTGGGAGCAGATAATATAGATTTCGTGGTAGTGACATTACTGGCTATAGGGGGGTATTTAATGGTAGGCGCTTCCAACGCATACAACCAGATTATTGAAAGGAATCTGGATGCATTGATGGATCGAACGAAGAACAGGCCACTGCCAGCAGGTAGAATGTCTGTTCCTGTTGCTTTTGCCATTGCCAGTGCTTTTACCATTTTAGGTTTGATAGTGCTTTATGTTATTAATCCTAAAACAGCAATGTTTGGGGCTATAAGCATCTTTTTATATGTAAGTGTATATACACCTTTAAAAACAAAAACACCTTTATCGGTTTTTGTGGGGGCTTTTCCCGGAGCTATACCGTTTATGCTGGGATGGGTTGCCGCAACAGGAAATTTTAGTATAGAACCAGGAACTTTGTTCATGATACAATTTTTCTGGCAATTCCCGCATTTCTGGGCAATTGGCTGGTGGTTGTTTGACGATTATAAAAAGGGAGGTTTCTTTATGCTGCCTACCGGAAAGCGTGATCGTGGTACGGCAATTCAAATCATTCTATACACCTGCTGGACTATCATGGTATCTTTAATTCCGGTCTTCGGAGTTACTGGTAAGCTATTCCTTACTCCAGTTTCAGGTATTATTATATTCCTGCTGGGCTTAGGAATGCTTTATTACGCGATCAACTTATTTAAGAAGAAGACAGCAGAAGCTGCGAAAAAATTAATGTTTGCAAGTGTTTCTTACATTACACTTTTGCAAATAGTATATGTACTGGATAAATTTATTAGACAATGGATTTAA